The region AAGTGATGAATCTGGATCGATTTGATATCGTTTAAACTTCAAAAAACATAAAAAAAGCGGCGTTTCATCATTTTGAAACGCCGCTTTCATTTCAATCCTCAATAATACCCTATTTTCATTATTTTCCCTTTCCCCTTGTCCAGCGTGAAAAATTAAACTACTTAATGGGTGGTTTATTTGTTATTAATTAATGAACGTCAGGCAGGAAAACAACTCCATGCCATGAAAATATTTTCCTTAAAAAACAGTTTAACCGTGAATAAAATCGTGAGCTTACTTAGAACATTATTTTTCTATATCGTTTTTTTCCCGGCCACTATTTTCTTTTCCCTCGTGGCCGTCATCGGACGCAATCAGGCCTCAAGCCACTGGTGTGAACGCAATTGGGGGCGCGTAGTTGTATGGCTCTGTGCCAGCACAGATAGGGTCGACCTTAGCGCTTTGGATGAAAACCAGACCTATGTGTTTATGGTTAACCATCAGAGCTTTTACGACATCCCGCTGCTGTTCAAGCATCTTGCTCCATGGAAATTCAAATTCGTAGCTAAAAAACAGCTTTTCGATTTTCCAGTCTTCGGACACGCCATGACTGCCGCAAAACATATTTCCATTGACAGAGAAAACCGCAGACAGGCAATGCGTGATATCCAGAACGCAATCGATACAGCTGATAACGGCAACTCTCCGCTTATATTCCCGGAAGGAACCCGTAACCCCGCTCCGGAAAAAGACGGCCTCATGGAATTTAAAACCGGCGGAATGGTACTGGCTATCAAATGCCAGAAACCTATCGCTCCGGTAGTCATGTATGGAGTAAACAAAGTCTGCAGAAAACACAGCCTGTGGATGAATCCCTTTCAGGAAAT is a window of Maridesulfovibrio sp. DNA encoding:
- a CDS encoding lysophospholipid acyltransferase family protein → MSLLRTLFFYIVFFPATIFFSLVAVIGRNQASSHWCERNWGRVVVWLCASTDRVDLSALDENQTYVFMVNHQSFYDIPLLFKHLAPWKFKFVAKKQLFDFPVFGHAMTAAKHISIDRENRRQAMRDIQNAIDTADNGNSPLIFPEGTRNPAPEKDGLMEFKTGGMVLAIKCQKPIAPVVMYGVNKVCRKHSLWMNPFQEIKIKALPPIDISGYKVRDRNKLKEQLAEVMGAAYAELKDE